The window TTCTCACTAAGCTGTCGCGCAAGCATGCTAGGAGGCATGGATGCACTGTGAAGCAACTCCCTCGCCCGCATCTGCATCTTGATGGCCCGGTAGAGCTCCTCCTCCTTCTGCTGCTCGCCCGACGCGGCCTCCTTCACTGTCCGTGGGACGGGTTTGGCCTTGAAAGGGCATTTccttctctcctcttcctctcggtTGTGTTTGAGCATTTGCTCACGGAGCTTGGCCTCCTTCTGCTCTTTCTTCAGCCGTTCGCGCTCCAGGAAGCTGAAGGGTCTTTGCGAGGTGTGGAGACGCTGCTGCTCCAAGTCGCGATGAAGCCGCCTGCGCTCCTCGTCGCGTTCCTGCAGCTCCTCGTATAGCGGGAGGCGCACGTGTGCAGGTGCCGGACTGGCGCGGAACTTCCTCTGGCACTCGGTGAGCTCCTCCACCTGCCGCCGGAGATCTGCGTTCTCTTGCTCCATCTCTGAACGTGATTTTATGCCTTTCTTGCGACGTTCTGCCTCACGAAGGGTCATGTGGAAAGGCTTGGGGACTGTTACTCTCGGATGCCAACACTCGTCTACCatttgcttgtgtttttttaGCCGTTGACCCTTGGTCCTACCCTTGAGTTTGCTAGCAGCCTGGCAGTCAGCAGGCAAGCTCTGCAGTGAGGATGAAAAGTGGTGCCATTGAGGTGGAGACAGCTTATGCACGCTGAAGTCCTGCCACATGTTCTTGATGTGCTCTTTGGGTGAGATATGAAGGCCTTTCTCAGTGTTGCCGTTGTCAGCAGTGCACTCTTCATCAGACAGGTCAGAAAGATCTGAAGTTCGCCACAGCTCCAGAGCAGACCGGGCTTTTTTCAGATTGCTGGTTATCACTGGAATCCTTCCTTGTGGGGaactattaaacataaaataatgttaataatcttttcatttccatttaaatttaaaggaaCGTTCTGCACTACTTGTTCACATGTtagaggtcagtaagattttttttttattctgcaaggatgcattacattgatcaaaagtgatagtaaagatatttacaaataattatatattaaaccagtgctgttcttttgagcatTCTGtattcaaagaaacctgaaaaaaaaaaaaaattcacagattCCACAGAAAAATGTCacaacattgatgataatgatcagaaataatttttttgggcagcaaatcaacatattagaatgatttctgaaagatcacgatACCGAAAACTGTAGCTATGatactgaaaatgtagctttgccatcaaaagaataaattgcatttagaaAGAAAACAGTCTTcctgaattgtaataatatttcacagtattactctttttactgtaCTGTTTTGATCTGTTGCCTTGGTAAAAATAAGAGACAACTTTCTCAAACTTTTGAAGAGTAGTGCATACCTAGAAAGCcccaaaaaaatgtgtgtgttgaaaaataaatatttttttaatgtctaaaCTCACAGATTGCTCCGATCACTGTTGTCCGCAGAGCTCACCCCCTTGAGGTCCAGTTTCTTTCGATACATGAGTTCAAGTTCGGCCATCGTTTGGAGGTGAGCCTTCTTCAGCTGCTCTAGTTTACGGTAGTAATCTTGGTTTGAGAAGTAGAACTCCCTGAGGTCGATGTGATCGCCCGTCACGCGGTAGTCTTTGATCAGCAGTGCATTGCTGTCTTTGACAGGAGGCTCATCAGTCCCCAGCTCAGATCCAGAGTCATACTCAATCTAGGTAGATACAcacaatgaaaaaacaattatactTTCACTTTAATCCAGATCATAGGTTGGTAATCAGTAcaattctttaaaatgttttttacgtcacaatcttttttgtgtgtgtgaaatgcttctcttgaaaacagttttgtgtgGTCAGTAGTTGTGTGTAACACAAGATGAGCCTCTCTGTGTGTAAGCTGTTAATCTGCAGGTCTGTCATCTTTAAGGACAGATGGCAGATTGTGTTCTTCATTCATACCAGAGATTGCCTCACGGTTCTTCAGTTTCACCGTACTCAACATGAAACTAACACTACATTACACATGTTTATACAGGCAAATAATTTAAAACGTTTAAACTGCAAAACATAACCACTAACACAAAGGCCTGTTGATTTACTTCATGATTAGGATAGCATACTTACTAAACTCTTCATCATGTCAGGTCATAACAGTCAATCCTTCCTCTTCATCATCATTAGTAAGCACTTTAATCACCTCTAGTGTATAACACAACTATTGTTTTCAATATTGTATCATGTTTAAGCCCAAACAACGTACATTGTTGACTGAAACCCTCCAAATTAgggtttttgtctttttaatacgCCTGAAGTATTTCCATGATAGTTTAATCAATATAAAAAGCTGTTTATTAGCTTTTTGTCACCTCTGTCTCATAGTGGCTGTTGTCCGTGCACGCGCGCAGCGATCGCTCCCGCTCATACTGAGCTAACGGGACTTTAGTGTGCGGATCCACCGGCGTCTTCAGACAGGACATCACCAGGACATTAGTGCGGTGGGACTTCTTCATATCCGTCTCTTCCTCCAGTCTGATACAATCAAATGAATCAAGACTGACTGTAACAGGTGCACGTCTCCTTGACGACCTCGTAGCGTGGGGAAGCCGCAGCAGTGACGCTCAGCCGCGGGAGCGCGCACGTATAACACCGCCTCTAACGGTTTATTTCTGAGGGTCCGGAGTTttgagtttatttaaataaaaaaagaagacggTATTTTTCAGGAGTACTGCACTAATGTATGTCCAAAcgaattaaattgaaaaataataataataatctagctAGTTTTAAACCCTTAAAATATCCGATGGCCACACCACaatatttgaccctggaccacaaaaccagtcataagggtcagtttttcgaaattgagattcatACATCGTCTGAAaactaaataagctttccattgatgtatggtttattaggataaggaaatatttggccgagatacaactaactttattagaaaatctggaatctgagggtgcaaattaataaatataataacaaatcgaaatattgaggaaatcaacattaatttttttttttttttttctcaaattaagCAACGCATATTACTAAtcgaaaaattaagttttaatttatttatggtaTGAAAGGATCTTTACTTGGGATTTCCAGTTACATTACAA is drawn from Carassius gibelio isolate Cgi1373 ecotype wild population from Czech Republic chromosome B1, carGib1.2-hapl.c, whole genome shotgun sequence and contains these coding sequences:
- the fam161a gene encoding protein FAM161A encodes the protein MKKSHRTNVLVMSCLKTPVDPHTKVPLAQYERERSLRACTDNSHYETEIEYDSGSELGTDEPPVKDSNALLIKDYRVTGDHIDLREFYFSNQDYYRKLEQLKKAHLQTMAELELMYRKKLDLKGVSSADNSDRSNLSPQGRIPVITSNLKKARSALELWRTSDLSDLSDEECTADNGNTEKGLHISPKEHIKNMWQDFSVHKLSPPQWHHFSSSLQSLPADCQAASKLKGRTKGQRLKKHKQMVDECWHPRVTVPKPFHMTLREAERRKKGIKSRSEMEQENADLRRQVEELTECQRKFRASPAPAHVRLPLYEELQERDEERRRLHRDLEQQRLHTSQRPFSFLERERLKKEQKEAKLREQMLKHNREEEERRKCPFKAKPVPRTVKEAASGEQQKEEELYRAIKMQMRARELLHSASMPPSMLARQLSEKQVHKVAQDEEQTHRPKINTEVPDFDGSYRRFRKQLAKCKEVRPVTACEPFQLRTANIASHKERIMADIEAEIKSPRLSRWPFMTPPALSPRTPSSSLCSSLSGSQECLSAKITDAAKKRQEAVRKVLEQRKRAEEEEEKLKEKQKQREKRLQKVITKRAQANDPHMTLAQTCPSKLKEFRKQDLQRQREYQEEMREIQERVKGRPLLLEQVAQMNAKRAAQKLYSATLHGCGLSESFISSKAPEGLKHRQTPSPAHSGSQTPPTYSKNRNEDNEELPDLRDLLEDYADDYEEYDHDMEEEHMDRDEDDRHSECHDTDEEKGNSYHDKLDFDDDEEQDERYKDDDISSKHSQSSRGSESKNSEKSDH